A window of Aurantibacillus circumpalustris genomic DNA:
ACTATAAGTTGTATTTGAGGTCGGCGTAATATTAACCGTTGCATTTATCGAACCGTTGCTCCACAGATAGGATGAAGCACCATTAGCTGTTAAACTCGTTGTTTGTCCTAGGCACACTATTGATGAACCGGAAATGCTTACGGATGGTAAACTGTTTACTGTTACAGATTGAGTCGTACTGTTCTTGCACCCGTTGTTATCTGTTGCTATAACTGTATATACAGAGCCAGTTGACGGCACAAACGAAGTGCCATTGATCACGGTTCCGCTCCAGGTGTAAGTGCTGGCACCTGACGCAGTTACTATGAGCGAAGAGCCTGCGCAAACACTTGCATTGCTGGGTGATGAAACAACATTTAACACCGGAAGAGAATTTACTGTGATGGATTGCGTACTTGAACTTTGACATCCATTCGCATCAGTACCAGTAACTGAATAAGCTGTACCCGCATTCAATGTAAAACTAGTAGCGTTATTTATTCCACCCGTCCAACTATATGAACTTGCGCCGGAAGCGGTCAACGAAATCGCGTCTCCATCACAAACAACCGCTGTGGTTGGACTTACTGCAACGCTTAGAATAGGTAAAGCGTTTACTAAAAGCGATTTAATACTCATGTTCTTACATCCATTTCCATTCGTACCTATTAAAGTATACGATGTATTGGCTGTAGGACTAACTGTAACTGAAGTTGCAGTAGAACCAGTGTTCCAACTAAATGATGGCGCTCCTGTAGCTGTTAATGTAGCAGTTTGGTTTAAACAAATTGCGGTTGAACTTATACTTGCCAGTACATTTGGATTTGCATTAATTGTAATTGTTTTGGTCACAACAATTCCTGAACCATAGGCGTTATTCGCTATTAGGGAAATTGTATACGTTCCTGCTGTATTGAAAGTTATGTTTGGATTTTCTGTAGATGAAGAACTAATGCTTACTCCTGTTGAAGGCGAAACTGCCCAGTTCCAAGCTGTTGTATTGTTTGTAGAAAGATTGGTAAATGAAATTGGACTCGCTGCACAATATGGAACAGCCGCAGTAAAATCAACAGCTGGCAATACTTTTAACTTAAAGGTATCCGCAACACAATTATTAGGATCAACTACTAAAATGGTTGAATCTGATAAAGCGCTTGCAGTTGCACTGCGACTTGTACTTGCATCAGGCCATAAATAAGCTCCAGGCCATGAAGCGGTGAGTGTTTTTGTTTCTCCTGGTAAAACGGTAAATGTATTACTTGTTTTTACGTCTTTAAACATGGTGAAATTATCACGAATAATTCCATCTGCGCACAACCATTTTGCATCCAATTTATTGTCTTCAATATCTAAAATAAATGTTCCTCCATTAGAAGCGTTAGAGTAATGCATAGCATTGTGAGGAAAAGCTCCTTGCTGTCCACCTAACTGACCAGCAGATCCAGACACGACATAAACTGTCCCGATTTTATTTACAGTTGAGTCTTTTGTATAAGGACAAGAGTTTGAAGATCCATCGTATTTTCCACTTGATGAACTTAGGTTATGGTTACTTGCATTAAAAGACGCTTCATTTCCATAGTGCCCATTCATTAATTTTGATCTTTCATAATCATGACTGTGCCCTGTAATAATCATATCCACACCATAACGTTCCAAGATTTTAATAAAACGTGTGTGAATATTTACAAGGTCTCCTTCAGTGTCAGAATTGTGTGAGCCCATAGTATATGGTGGGTGGTGCCAGTAGGCGATTACCCACTTTTTGTTATTAGCCGCTAAATCTGCCTTTATCCAATTTACTTGCGCTCCTGTGGTATCATACATTTTGTCACTACCAACTTTTCCGTAAGAATCTAGAGAAAGAAAATGCACGTTACCATAGTCAAAAGAATAATAAGCTGGGTTATTAGAAGGAATACCCCCTGCCTCACCATTGGTAGGCGTTTGAAAGTGGGTAAAATAAGGTACTGTGGTTGCTGTGGATGCACCATTATTATAGTCATGGTTGCCGGGAGCAGAATACATTGTCATTTTTTTCAATATATCATTCTGGTAAATACCAAAAAAACTGGTATTGTACTCCGCATTTGTGCCACTGCTATAGGCGTTATCGCCAGAAAGCAACATAGCGTTTGTTATTCTATTACCGTTGTAGGCAATGTATTGGTTCTTACAATTTATTTGATTTGTGGAAGCGTTACCACAGTCACCTACCATCCAAAAACGGTACTGACCAGGGGTTCCTGGAATTGGATTTGTAAGAAAATAATTATTAGTATCTCCTTGAATTACAAGAGAGCTTGACCCAATGTTGTAATAGTATTTTGTATAGGGTGTTAATCCGCTAATTTGTAACGAGTGTATGGTGGCTGAAACCGTGTTTGTAACGGTTGCTGTGAGGGCGCTAGCGCTAGTTCCATATGTTACTTGGCCATCGGTAGCAACATTTGTTTCCCAACGAACTACCATCGAAGTCGGCGTTCCAACCGCTAGATAAGGTCCCTTAACAATAGTGGGTATAACATAATTGGTGTTTCCAACTAAATTAAACTCAAAAGAAATGTCAGAACTTGATCCACCATTTTGGTGAATTTCGACAGCGATTACATTTGTGCCCGTTACAATTACTGTTGGTGATAGAATAATTGAGAAAACAGTGTTCCCGTCATCTGAACATGCAGTCGGAGCGATTGTAGTATATGTAATAGTGCCTGTTGGCAATCCATTTCTGTATACTTCGTTTCCATTAAAATAAACAATAATAGCATCGTCTCTTCTAAAATTCATAGTGTACGCAGTGTAAGAAGATGTACTTGGCACATTAATTGTTTTTCTAAAATAAGTGGTGATGTATTTGTTTGTGCAAGAAGGGTTTTGAACTACAGTGCCACATGCATTTACTATCGTAGTTTCATCACCATCTCCGTAGCCGAACTCAGAATTCCCAGATGACCAGCCGGTATCGCTAAAAGTTGTTCCTTGCCATGCTGTTCCTTGATTCGATCCATTATCAAGATATTTCCATGTGGAGCCGTAAGGAAAAATAGTAACCTGAGCAGAAAGTACACAGGTAAAGAGGAGTAAAAATAAAGTAATGTTCTTTTTCATTTGAATTAA
This region includes:
- a CDS encoding metallophosphoesterase, with the translated sequence MKKNITLFLLLFTCVLSAQVTIFPYGSTWKYLDNGSNQGTAWQGTTFSDTGWSSGNSEFGYGDGDETTIVNACGTVVQNPSCTNKYITTYFRKTINVPSTSSYTAYTMNFRRDDAIIVYFNGNEVYRNGLPTGTITYTTIAPTACSDDGNTVFSIILSPTVIVTGTNVIAVEIHQNGGSSSDISFEFNLVGNTNYVIPTIVKGPYLAVGTPTSMVVRWETNVATDGQVTYGTSASALTATVTNTVSATIHSLQISGLTPYTKYYYNIGSSSLVIQGDTNNYFLTNPIPGTPGQYRFWMVGDCGNASTNQINCKNQYIAYNGNRITNAMLLSGDNAYSSGTNAEYNTSFFGIYQNDILKKMTMYSAPGNHDYNNGASTATTVPYFTHFQTPTNGEAGGIPSNNPAYYSFDYGNVHFLSLDSYGKVGSDKMYDTTGAQVNWIKADLAANNKKWVIAYWHHPPYTMGSHNSDTEGDLVNIHTRFIKILERYGVDMIITGHSHDYERSKLMNGHYGNEASFNASNHNLSSSSGKYDGSSNSCPYTKDSTVNKIGTVYVVSGSAGQLGGQQGAFPHNAMHYSNASNGGTFILDIEDNKLDAKWLCADGIIRDNFTMFKDVKTSNTFTVLPGETKTLTASWPGAYLWPDASTSRSATASALSDSTILVVDPNNCVADTFKLKVLPAVDFTAAVPYCAASPISFTNLSTNNTTAWNWAVSPSTGVSISSSSTENPNITFNTAGTYTISLIANNAYGSGIVVTKTITINANPNVLASISSTAICLNQTATLTATGAPSFSWNTGSTATSVTVSPTANTSYTLIGTNGNGCKNMSIKSLLVNALPILSVAVSPTTAVVCDGDAISLTASGASSYSWTGGINNATSFTLNAGTAYSVTGTDANGCQSSSTQSITVNSLPVLNVVSSPSNASVCAGSSLIVTASGASTYTWSGTVINGTSFVPSTGSVYTVIATDNNGCKNSTTQSVTVNSLPSVSISGSSIVCLGQTTSLTANGASSYLWSNGSINATVNITPTSNTTYSVTGTDANGCQNTVFKSISINPLPTIILSGNMLICDGETATITASGANTYSWSNGITNANLILSPIIGANYSVIGTDLNSCKNSALTGFTVNPSPTITAISSQTLICAGESVTLTASGANNFMWNTNASTSSIIATPIQTTNYSVTGTNSNNCSASVNVEQKVNGCTGIGKLSLGENSLIYPNPNKGAFNIELNTEGDFKVEFFNTLGQRVYTTDLQKGNNPISINENKGIYFYVILSENRAQETGKIIIE